In Sinorhizobium sojae CCBAU 05684, a single window of DNA contains:
- a CDS encoding aspartate aminotransferase family protein, translating to MSDKATLLARRERLLGRNMSLFYQDPVHLVRGEGVWLWDADGRRYLDCYNNVPHVGHCHPRVVEAIARQASTLNTHTRYLHEGILDYVERLTSTFDHRLNAGILTCTGSEANDIALRMAQVVTGRTGVIATNHTYHGNTAAVSQLSTRMPPVGGYGGHVRHVPAPDSYRPLGGALGEAFSAAFAAEVEKAIASLEESPHGFSALIIDPFFANEGFPDLPAGFLDAAVAAVHKAGGLIIADEVQPGFGRTGTHMWGHQRAGIVPDVVTLGKPMANGHPVGGVIANVDTLNAFRKAFRYFNTFGGNPVSCAAAMAVLDVIEDEGLIENARAVGEYTRSGFARLAAKHAVIGDVRGSGLFMGTEFVLDRATKEPGPELAATVINEMRKRGVLMGKIGIYQCATKIRPPMPFSREHADLMLSTLDDVLSSL from the coding sequence ATGTCGGACAAGGCCACATTGCTCGCCCGCCGAGAACGCCTGCTCGGCCGCAACATGTCGCTCTTCTACCAAGATCCGGTCCACCTCGTCCGCGGTGAAGGCGTCTGGCTCTGGGATGCCGACGGCAGGCGCTATCTCGACTGCTACAACAACGTGCCGCATGTCGGCCATTGCCATCCGCGCGTTGTCGAGGCGATCGCCCGTCAGGCTTCGACCCTCAACACGCACACCCGCTACCTGCACGAGGGCATTCTCGACTATGTCGAGCGCCTGACGTCGACGTTCGATCATAGGCTCAATGCGGGGATCCTGACCTGCACCGGCAGCGAGGCGAACGACATCGCCCTGCGCATGGCCCAGGTGGTGACAGGCAGGACCGGGGTGATCGCCACCAACCACACCTATCACGGCAATACGGCCGCGGTCTCGCAGCTCTCCACCCGCATGCCGCCCGTCGGCGGCTATGGCGGCCATGTGCGGCATGTACCGGCGCCGGACAGCTATCGGCCGCTCGGCGGCGCCTTGGGTGAGGCATTCTCGGCGGCCTTCGCTGCGGAGGTGGAAAAGGCGATCGCCTCGCTCGAAGAAAGCCCGCACGGCTTTTCCGCCCTGATCATCGATCCCTTCTTCGCCAATGAGGGCTTTCCCGACCTCCCGGCCGGCTTCCTCGACGCGGCCGTCGCCGCCGTCCACAAGGCCGGTGGCCTCATCATCGCCGACGAGGTCCAGCCAGGCTTCGGCCGCACCGGCACGCATATGTGGGGCCACCAGCGCGCCGGCATCGTTCCGGATGTCGTGACGCTCGGCAAGCCGATGGCGAATGGCCATCCGGTCGGCGGCGTCATTGCCAACGTCGACACGCTGAACGCCTTTCGCAAGGCTTTCCGCTATTTCAACACCTTCGGTGGCAATCCGGTCTCCTGCGCCGCGGCGATGGCCGTTCTCGACGTCATCGAGGATGAAGGCTTGATCGAGAATGCGCGGGCCGTTGGTGAATACACGCGAAGCGGCTTTGCAAGGCTCGCCGCGAAGCACGCGGTCATCGGCGACGTGCGTGGCAGCGGTCTCTTCATGGGCACCGAATTCGTGCTCGACCGGGCAACGAAGGAGCCCGGACCGGAGCTCGCGGCCACTGTCATCAACGAAATGCGTAAGCGCGGTGTGCTGATGGGGAAGATCGGCATTTATCAATGCGCCACAAAAATCCGTCCACCGATGCCGTTTTCCAGGGAGCATGCCGATTTGATGCTGTCGACCCTCGACGACGTGCTTTCCAGTCTCTGA
- a CDS encoding aspartate aminotransferase family protein produces the protein MRETNFLIENNARHLWHPMAHPAEMQAHPPRIVNAAEGVEIVDIHGKKVLDAVGGLWNVNLGYSCEPVKRAIREQLEELPYYSTFRGTTNSPLIELSYELAEWFKEDGLTRSFFTSGGSDSVETCLRLARQYHKINGQPERTKFIALKKGYHGTHFGGASVNGNQNFRRNYEPLLPGVFHLPAPWTYRNPFGTSDGAEVAAAIGRLFEEEIAFQGADTIAALILEPVLGAGGVIVPHDSFLPLMRAISDRHGILLIADEVITAFGRTGAWTGSRLWGVKPDLMSTAKAITNGYYPFGAVMIADKVAEVFESNKNGTGTIGHGYTYSGHPVGAAAALATLKETSRLSVAANAAARGEELLDGLENLQNRHELIGDVRGKGLMCALELVSDRGSKTPAPKEILQTVQDATYEAGVLVRTSGPNVILSPPLVITANDVARIVSALDAGLAAAGGR, from the coding sequence ATGCGTGAGACCAACTTCCTGATTGAGAACAACGCCCGCCACCTATGGCACCCGATGGCGCATCCGGCCGAGATGCAGGCCCATCCGCCCCGCATCGTCAATGCGGCCGAAGGTGTCGAGATCGTCGATATCCACGGCAAGAAGGTGCTGGACGCGGTCGGGGGCTTGTGGAACGTCAATCTCGGCTATTCCTGCGAGCCGGTAAAAAGGGCGATCCGCGAACAGCTGGAAGAGCTGCCCTATTATTCGACGTTCCGGGGCACCACTAACTCGCCGCTGATAGAGCTCTCCTACGAGCTTGCCGAGTGGTTCAAGGAGGACGGCCTCACCCGCTCCTTCTTCACGTCGGGCGGCTCGGACTCGGTGGAGACCTGCCTGCGCCTGGCGCGGCAATACCACAAGATCAACGGCCAGCCGGAGCGCACCAAGTTCATCGCCCTGAAAAAGGGCTATCACGGCACCCATTTCGGCGGCGCATCGGTGAACGGCAATCAGAACTTCCGCCGCAATTACGAGCCGCTGCTGCCGGGGGTCTTTCACCTGCCGGCGCCCTGGACCTACCGCAACCCGTTTGGCACCAGCGACGGCGCGGAGGTCGCGGCGGCGATCGGGCGCCTGTTCGAGGAGGAGATTGCCTTTCAGGGCGCAGACACGATCGCGGCGCTGATCCTCGAACCGGTGCTTGGTGCTGGCGGCGTCATCGTTCCGCACGATAGTTTCCTGCCACTGATGCGCGCGATAAGCGACCGGCACGGCATCCTGCTGATCGCCGATGAGGTCATCACCGCCTTCGGTCGCACCGGAGCCTGGACCGGGTCGCGGCTCTGGGGGGTGAAGCCCGATCTCATGTCCACCGCAAAGGCGATCACCAACGGTTACTATCCCTTCGGCGCCGTGATGATCGCCGACAAGGTTGCCGAGGTGTTCGAAAGCAACAAGAACGGTACCGGCACGATAGGACATGGGTATACCTATTCTGGCCATCCAGTCGGCGCGGCCGCGGCACTCGCGACGTTGAAGGAAACGAGCCGGCTCAGTGTTGCCGCTAATGCTGCAGCGCGGGGGGAGGAACTCCTCGATGGCCTGGAGAACCTCCAGAACAGGCACGAGCTCATCGGCGACGTGCGCGGCAAGGGGCTGATGTGCGCGCTCGAACTGGTCAGCGATCGGGGGAGCAAGACTCCTGCCCCCAAAGAGATCCTGCAGACGGTTCAGGATGCCACTTACGAGGCCGGCGTCCTCGTGCGCACCTCGGGGCCGAACGTCATCCTGTCGCCGCCGCTCGTCATCACCGCCAACGACGTCGCTCGCATCGTCAGCGCGCTCGATGCGGGGCTTGCCGCTGCCGGGGGACGATGA
- a CDS encoding HAD-IA family hydrolase yields the protein MTGDRALILDFGGVVTRTLFETHDITERALGLPAGSLTWRGPFDPATDPLWVAMQNREITERDYWLTRTGEVGRMIGENWDEMQTFVRRARGAEPELVLRPEARDAILQVKAAGLKLAILSNELDLFYGVGFRKRFPLIDLFDVIVDATYTKILKPDPRAYELVLTELALPREACIFVDDQKKNIEGAEAVRLPYVHFDVTHPAEGYARALAMLGL from the coding sequence ATGACAGGCGATCGTGCGCTCATTCTCGATTTCGGAGGCGTGGTGACCCGCACGCTGTTCGAAACCCACGACATCACCGAACGCGCCCTCGGCCTGCCGGCCGGCTCGCTGACCTGGCGGGGTCCCTTCGACCCCGCGACCGATCCGCTCTGGGTGGCGATGCAGAACCGCGAGATTACCGAACGAGACTATTGGCTCACCCGCACAGGCGAAGTCGGCCGGATGATCGGTGAGAATTGGGACGAGATGCAGACCTTCGTGCGCCGCGCCCGCGGCGCCGAGCCGGAGCTGGTGCTGCGTCCGGAAGCCCGCGATGCGATCCTCCAGGTGAAGGCCGCTGGGCTTAAGCTTGCCATTCTCTCGAACGAACTCGACCTCTTCTACGGCGTCGGATTCCGCAAGCGCTTTCCGTTGATCGATCTCTTCGACGTCATCGTCGATGCAACCTACACGAAGATCCTGAAGCCCGATCCCCGCGCCTACGAGCTCGTCCTTACCGAACTCGCGCTTCCTCGCGAAGCCTGCATCTTCGTCGACGACCAAAAGAAGAACATCGAGGGCGCCGAGGCCGTGCGTCTGCCTTACGTGCATTTCGACGTCACTCACCCGGCCGAGGGCTATGCCCGCGCGCTTGCAATGCTTGGGCTCTGA
- a CDS encoding Tm-1-like ATP-binding domain-containing protein — protein sequence MGPSAPSPRIVVIGTGDTKSDELRFMASVIEEAGGLPLMVDVSILDDPPYAPDYSKHDIAEAAGTSIEAIIASGDENRAMALMGKGAASLARDLYDAGQMDGVIMLGGTMGTDLALDVAAALPLGVPKFVVSTIAYSHLIPPERIAPDLMMILWAGGLYGLNGICRSVLSQACGAVVGAAKHGTKPNSKRPLIGMTSLGSSCLKYMKHLKPELAKRGYEVAVFHATGMGGRAFEAIAAENGFAAVFDLCIQEVSNHHYGTVVTSGPDRLENAGRAAIPQIVAPGAVDMVDLQAWQDLPAIFADRPYHAHNRLIGSVTSSPEGRREIARLVGRKLATADAKVAFLLPIEGLHEWDKPEERLHDPEGLDAFVDEIRSALPANVTVREVNAHINATAFAQKTLEIFDAWVAEGIIPEGRP from the coding sequence ATGGGCCCTTCGGCGCCTTCGCCAAGGATAGTCGTCATCGGGACCGGTGACACTAAAAGCGACGAACTGCGGTTTATGGCATCCGTCATTGAAGAAGCGGGCGGCCTGCCGCTGATGGTCGACGTCAGCATTCTGGACGATCCGCCCTATGCACCCGACTACTCGAAACATGACATCGCCGAAGCAGCCGGCACTTCGATCGAGGCCATCATCGCCAGTGGAGACGAGAACAGGGCCATGGCGCTGATGGGCAAGGGTGCAGCCAGCCTCGCCCGCGATCTCTACGATGCGGGCCAGATGGACGGCGTTATCATGCTGGGTGGCACCATGGGAACGGATCTGGCCCTCGACGTCGCCGCGGCCCTGCCGCTCGGCGTACCGAAGTTCGTCGTCTCGACCATCGCTTATTCCCACCTCATTCCGCCGGAGCGCATCGCACCCGACCTGATGATGATCCTGTGGGCCGGCGGCCTTTATGGCCTGAACGGCATCTGCCGGTCCGTCCTGTCGCAGGCGTGCGGCGCGGTGGTCGGAGCCGCGAAACATGGCACGAAGCCGAACAGCAAACGGCCGCTGATCGGCATGACGTCACTCGGCTCCTCGTGCCTCAAATACATGAAGCATCTTAAACCGGAACTCGCGAAGCGCGGGTACGAAGTCGCCGTCTTCCACGCGACGGGCATGGGCGGGCGCGCCTTCGAGGCGATCGCCGCGGAGAACGGATTTGCAGCGGTCTTCGACCTCTGCATTCAGGAGGTCAGCAATCATCACTACGGGACCGTCGTCACCTCCGGGCCGGACCGGCTGGAGAACGCCGGGCGCGCCGCCATTCCACAGATCGTCGCCCCCGGCGCTGTCGACATGGTCGATCTTCAGGCATGGCAGGACCTGCCCGCCATCTTTGCGGACCGCCCCTATCATGCCCATAACCGGCTGATCGGATCGGTCACCAGCTCGCCGGAAGGCCGGCGCGAGATTGCCCGGCTCGTCGGGCGAAAACTCGCGACTGCCGACGCAAAGGTCGCCTTCCTGCTGCCGATCGAAGGCCTGCATGAATGGGACAAGCCGGAGGAGCGGCTTCATGATCCTGAAGGGCTCGACGCTTTCGTGGACGAGATCCGCAGTGCTCTGCCGGCCAACGTCACTGTTCGAGAGGTGAACGCCCATATCAACGCCACGGCGTTCGCTCAGAAAACGCTCGAAATCTTCGACGCGTGGGTGGCCGAAGGCATCATTCCGGAAGGACGGCCATGA
- a CDS encoding IclR family transcriptional regulator, giving the protein MSTVGKALSLLDKVSRLDTEAGLTDIARLCGLDKATTRRFLVELEKHGFVEQDPETRKYRIGSAPVRLARIREARYPFLRVAIPFIKALAEASTETVHLSEFSGGRLSTIHVEDSRRAHRVNVEVGTLLPFHATASGLAYLAFCPPGEIDAALSKPLERITEYTIVDPAVVRGLLDETVARGFSISHQGIEAGVVSTAAPIRAPGGHPIGCVAIAAPMVRADQSELMKFGAQVAATAKAISEKYYGSERPMGTSTQIRRTG; this is encoded by the coding sequence ATGAGCACGGTCGGTAAAGCGCTGTCATTGCTAGACAAGGTATCTCGGCTCGACACGGAAGCGGGACTGACCGACATCGCGCGTTTGTGCGGACTCGACAAGGCGACGACACGCCGCTTTCTGGTCGAGCTGGAAAAGCACGGCTTCGTCGAACAGGATCCAGAAACCCGTAAATACCGCATCGGATCGGCGCCCGTCCGGCTGGCGCGGATCCGCGAGGCGCGGTACCCGTTCCTGCGTGTCGCCATTCCATTCATCAAGGCGCTCGCCGAAGCGTCGACGGAAACGGTGCATCTTTCCGAGTTTTCCGGCGGCCGTCTGTCCACAATCCATGTCGAGGATTCCCGGCGTGCGCACCGCGTCAACGTAGAGGTGGGCACACTGCTGCCCTTTCATGCGACCGCCTCAGGTCTCGCCTATCTTGCCTTCTGCCCTCCAGGCGAGATCGACGCCGCCCTTTCGAAGCCGCTCGAGAGGATCACCGAATACACGATCGTCGATCCCGCAGTGGTGCGCGGCCTTCTTGATGAAACGGTGGCGCGCGGCTTTTCCATAAGCCACCAGGGTATCGAGGCCGGCGTCGTGAGCACTGCTGCACCGATCCGCGCACCCGGCGGCCATCCGATCGGCTGCGTCGCGATCGCAGCGCCGATGGTCAGGGCCGATCAGTCGGAGCTCATGAAGTTCGGCGCGCAAGTTGCCGCCACGGCCAAGGCAATTTCAGAAAAATACTACGGGTCGGAAAGGCCCATGGGAACAAGCACGCAAATCAGGAGGACAGGCTGA
- a CDS encoding APC family permease, with product MDTHNSPGAGQNQLRKNSLGVGAVTFLVVSAAAPLTAVAGGVPLSMLLGNGAGIPLTFLLVTALLLLFSVSYVAMARHIRNAGAFYAYTARGLGGLMGGAAALVAILAYNAMQIGVFGLFGAATSGFFAEQIGLALPWWVWTYIGIAAVAVFGYRRVDLSAKVLTVLVVLEYLVVLIIDAAILFTGGEGGLSSAPFTPTAFWGGTPAIGILFCFAAFIGFEATTIYSEEAREPQKTVPRATYISVLTIGLFYMLTSWLMVNGAGVDKLVPELQALADPTTFLFGLAERYVGHWITVVMSILFITSLFAGVLAFHNGVARYMYVAGREGLLPKSVGATHPEFQSPHVGSVIQTIFAVLVVALFALTGQDPVLGLFSWLTNVGTLAIILLMSSTAFAIVAFFGRNPGLESNVLVTKLLPMVTGVILLGLVYYIAVNFGAIAGANGVLAVVLPSLVLVAALIGFVAAARLKSANALGFARLGAGQEA from the coding sequence ATGGATACTCACAACTCACCGGGCGCGGGTCAGAACCAGCTGCGCAAGAACAGCCTCGGCGTCGGCGCCGTGACATTCCTTGTGGTCTCCGCGGCTGCACCGCTGACCGCAGTGGCGGGCGGCGTACCGCTATCCATGCTGCTAGGCAATGGCGCAGGCATTCCGCTGACCTTTCTGCTGGTCACGGCGCTGCTACTACTCTTTTCCGTCAGCTACGTCGCTATGGCCCGCCACATCCGCAATGCAGGCGCATTTTACGCCTATACTGCACGAGGACTCGGCGGCCTAATGGGAGGGGCGGCAGCACTTGTAGCAATCCTCGCCTACAATGCGATGCAGATTGGAGTTTTCGGTCTGTTCGGCGCAGCAACGTCCGGCTTCTTCGCAGAACAAATCGGTCTCGCTCTTCCCTGGTGGGTCTGGACCTATATCGGTATTGCCGCTGTCGCCGTGTTTGGGTATCGCCGCGTCGATCTCTCGGCCAAGGTACTGACCGTGCTGGTCGTCCTCGAATATCTGGTCGTCCTGATCATCGATGCGGCAATCCTCTTCACCGGCGGCGAAGGCGGCCTTTCCTCCGCCCCGTTCACGCCGACCGCCTTCTGGGGCGGCACGCCGGCAATCGGCATCCTCTTTTGTTTTGCTGCCTTCATCGGCTTCGAGGCAACGACCATCTACAGTGAGGAGGCCCGCGAGCCGCAGAAGACAGTTCCGCGTGCCACCTATATCTCGGTGCTCACCATCGGTCTCTTCTACATGCTGACCTCCTGGCTGATGGTGAATGGCGCCGGCGTGGACAAGCTCGTTCCGGAACTTCAAGCCCTTGCCGATCCGACCACCTTCCTCTTCGGCCTCGCCGAGCGCTACGTCGGGCACTGGATCACCGTCGTGATGAGCATTCTCTTTATCACCAGCCTGTTCGCCGGAGTGCTCGCTTTCCACAACGGCGTGGCCCGCTACATGTACGTGGCCGGCCGCGAAGGCCTGCTGCCGAAATCCGTCGGCGCGACGCATCCGGAATTCCAGAGCCCGCATGTAGGCTCGGTGATCCAGACGATCTTTGCCGTACTCGTCGTGGCGCTTTTCGCGCTGACCGGCCAGGATCCTGTCTTGGGGCTTTTTTCCTGGCTCACCAATGTCGGAACGTTGGCAATCATTCTCCTGATGTCCTCCACCGCCTTTGCGATCGTCGCCTTTTTCGGCCGCAATCCCGGCCTAGAAAGCAACGTCCTCGTGACCAAGCTCCTGCCGATGGTCACCGGGGTAATCCTGCTCGGACTGGTCTACTATATCGCGGTGAACTTCGGTGCCATCGCCGGAGCCAACGGTGTTCTCGCCGTGGTATTGCCGAGCCTCGTGCTCGTGGCCGCACTCATTGGCTTCGTTGCCGCGGCACGCTTGAAATCCGCCAATGCGTTGGGCTTTGCAAGGCTGGGGGCAGGGCAGGAAGCCTAA